Part of the Leptolyngbya sp. BL0902 genome, AAGCTGCTCTGTTTCACCAGTGGCAATCCCTAGAGGACGACGATGAACCTGGTAGGATGCGATAGCTACAGCGTAGCGTGCCACCTGAAGGTGATGTTTTCGCCGCCTGTCTACCCACCATAACGGCGCAGCCCCAAGGGGAATTCGATGCCACAATCCTCAAATCCATCAACTTTAGTTGTTCTAGGATTCAAGGCTCTCGCCGATCCTCTACGGTTAGACATTGTGGATCGCCTGCGTAGCCAAGAGCTATGCGTCTGCGATCTGGGCGATCAGTTGGGGGTCGCTCAGTCGAAGCTATCCTTCCATCTCAAGGCCCTAAAAACGGCGGAATTAGTGCGTTCTCGCCAGGAGGGACGCTGGATTTACTACAGCCTCAACCTACCTCAACTGGTTGCCCTAGAGCAGTACTTGGCAGACTTCCGCCGCCTCAGCCCCATGCTGCCCGCCCGCACCTGCCCACCAGAGAAGGGTTGACAAATCAAGAAAACTTGAAATGATGAAAAGGTCGAAGCCAGAATTTTGGGAGAGATCCCAGGATTCTGTTTGGCGTATTGGCTCAGATCACGGGCTTCTCCTAGGCGGCTTTCTAGGAACTGGCGGATCTGGTTGTGGCCAATGCTGTTGTTTCAGGTGTGACTGGCATGGATTCCCAATCCGACATCAACCCCAAAGCGGTGCAGGCCGGGGGGCA contains:
- a CDS encoding ArsR/SmtB family transcription factor, producing MPQSSNPSTLVVLGFKALADPLRLDIVDRLRSQELCVCDLGDQLGVAQSKLSFHLKALKTAELVRSRQEGRWIYYSLNLPQLVALEQYLADFRRLSPMLPARTCPPEKG